A section of the Saliniramus fredricksonii genome encodes:
- the argH gene encoding argininosuccinate lyase, whose protein sequence is MSNRMWGGRYASGPAEIMEEINASIDFDKRMARQDIQGSLAHAAMLAETGILSREDVAAISGGLKTVFEEIEAGSFTFSRALEDIHMNIESRLKDLIGPVAGRLHTGRSRNDQVATDNRLWVRDTIDTLDAQIRDLQMALAEKAHGFAGAVMPGFTHLQSAQPVTFGHHLLAYVEMLGRDRGRLADARKRLNECPLGAAALAGTSFPIDREMTAKALGFDRPTANSLDSVADRDFALETLSAASICAVHLSRFSEEIVLWMTPQFAFIRLSDKFTTGSSIMPQKKNPDAAELIRGKSGRIFGALQALLVVMKGLPLTYSKDMQEDKEGMFDALQSLSLCLAAMTGMVHDMEPDTRAMKRWAGAGFSTATDLADWLVRVLDMPFRDAHHVTGRLVAMAEAQKTGLEKLSLAQMQSVEPRITDEIFKVLGVERSVKSRVSYGGTAPANVKRQARRWLTRLEKEAG, encoded by the coding sequence GTGAGCAATCGGATGTGGGGCGGACGCTATGCCAGCGGACCCGCCGAGATCATGGAGGAGATCAACGCCTCCATCGACTTCGACAAGCGCATGGCGCGCCAGGACATCCAGGGCTCGCTTGCCCATGCGGCGATGCTGGCCGAGACCGGCATCCTCTCCCGTGAGGATGTGGCCGCGATTTCGGGCGGACTCAAGACCGTATTCGAGGAAATCGAAGCGGGATCGTTCACGTTCTCGCGCGCGCTCGAAGACATTCACATGAATATCGAATCGCGTCTGAAGGATCTGATCGGCCCTGTGGCCGGGCGCCTCCATACGGGCCGCTCGCGCAACGACCAGGTCGCGACCGACAACAGACTCTGGGTGCGCGACACGATCGACACCCTCGATGCGCAGATCCGGGATCTGCAAATGGCACTCGCCGAGAAGGCCCATGGCTTCGCCGGCGCGGTGATGCCCGGCTTCACGCATCTGCAATCGGCCCAGCCCGTGACTTTCGGCCATCATCTGCTTGCCTATGTCGAGATGCTGGGCCGTGATCGCGGACGGCTCGCGGATGCGCGCAAGCGCCTCAACGAATGCCCGCTCGGCGCGGCGGCCCTGGCCGGCACCTCCTTCCCGATCGATCGCGAGATGACGGCGAAGGCGCTGGGTTTCGATCGGCCCACGGCGAATTCGCTCGATTCGGTGGCCGATCGCGATTTTGCTCTTGAGACGCTTTCGGCCGCTTCGATCTGCGCCGTGCATCTGTCACGCTTTTCCGAAGAGATCGTGCTCTGGATGACGCCGCAATTCGCCTTCATCCGGCTTTCCGACAAGTTCACCACCGGCTCCTCGATCATGCCGCAGAAGAAGAACCCGGATGCGGCGGAACTGATTCGCGGCAAGTCCGGGCGCATCTTCGGCGCGCTGCAGGCGCTGCTCGTGGTGATGAAGGGCCTGCCGCTGACCTATTCCAAGGACATGCAGGAAGACAAGGAAGGCATGTTCGACGCCCTGCAATCGCTCTCGCTCTGCCTCGCGGCGATGACGGGCATGGTGCATGACATGGAGCCCGATACCAGGGCGATGAAGCGCTGGGCCGGGGCGGGTTTTTCCACCGCGACCGATCTCGCCGACTGGCTGGTGCGCGTCCTCGACATGCCCTTCCGCGACGCCCACCACGTCACCGGGCGCCTCGTCGCCATGGCCGAGGCGCAGAAGACCGGGCTGGAAAAGCTCTCGCTCGCCCAGATGCAATCGGTCGAGCCGCGCATCACCGACGAGATCTTCAAGGTACTGGGCGTCGAGCGCTCGGTGAAGAGCCGCGTGAGCTATGGCGGCACCGCACCGGCCAATGTCAAACGCCAGGCCAGGCGCTGGCTGACGCGGCTGGAGAAGGAAGCCGGGTGA
- a CDS encoding Panacea domain-containing protein: protein MGGHDARAIANHILDMAKEHGREITVMQLLKLIYIANGWSWALLGKPLVRDPVEAWQYGPVYPSVYRDFRRFGGQPIREKSAMLNGALPYSCRLDDQERELLDSTVRHYGGLHAFRLSEMTHEPGTPWSQIREGNGAYTEIPQKLIRAHFETLRDERRQREQEKQK, encoded by the coding sequence ATGGGAGGCCACGACGCACGCGCCATCGCCAATCACATCCTCGACATGGCGAAGGAACACGGTCGCGAGATCACCGTGATGCAGCTCCTGAAGCTGATCTACATCGCCAATGGCTGGTCCTGGGCCCTGCTCGGCAAGCCGCTCGTCCGGGATCCGGTGGAGGCCTGGCAATACGGGCCGGTTTATCCTTCCGTATATCGTGACTTCAGGAGGTTCGGAGGGCAACCGATACGTGAGAAGAGTGCCATGTTGAACGGTGCCCTGCCTTACAGCTGCCGACTCGATGATCAGGAGCGTGAATTACTCGATTCGACGGTGAGACACTACGGCGGCCTTCATGCCTTTCGCCTTTCGGAGATGACACATGAGCCGGGTACACCCTGGTCACAGATCCGGGAAGGGAATGGCGCCTATACTGAGATTCCACAGAAACTGATCAGGGCACATTTCGAGACATTGCGTGATGAGCGAAGACAAAGAGAGCAAGAAAAACAAAAATAG
- a CDS encoding antitoxin Xre/MbcA/ParS toxin-binding domain-containing protein, giving the protein MDIDQILIKSLVQNGGLTDEDIAAIAGVPIAALAGWKSGHAKPPRHALILADLGHVTEHLAAYYTPDEIRHWLHAPHPQLDGTRPVDLIRHGRSIAVSAVIDRLDGDVFI; this is encoded by the coding sequence ATGGATATTGATCAAATTCTGATCAAATCGCTTGTGCAGAATGGCGGTCTGACGGACGAGGACATCGCTGCCATTGCCGGAGTGCCGATAGCCGCTCTCGCCGGCTGGAAGAGTGGTCATGCCAAGCCGCCACGCCATGCGCTTATTCTCGCGGATCTGGGTCACGTCACCGAGCATCTCGCGGCGTATTACACTCCGGACGAGATACGCCATTGGCTTCATGCGCCCCATCCGCAGCTGGACGGGACGCGACCGGTCGATCTGATCCGGCATGGCCGCAGCATTGCGGTGTCGGCAGTGATCGATCGGCTCGATGGCGATGTTTTCATCTGA
- a CDS encoding TlpA family protein disulfide reductase translates to MTMHNDDPNRPAGDPDQAIAPASGRGKVPKALIALALLAGAAGVAYTLLSPGGEAVAEACAPSVPIVEALAPHARGEVAAVNVHSVPRLPPEMEFTGPDGETLTLADFTGRTVLVNFWATWCAPCREEMPALNTVQTEFGGDDFEVVAINVDTRNLDKPRAWLEEHGIDDLRYHAENDGILLQTMQRSGHVVGLPTTVIFGPNNCELAILRGYADWASEDGFRFLREALDGARGSS, encoded by the coding sequence ATGACGATGCACAATGACGACCCGAACCGCCCCGCCGGTGATCCTGATCAAGCGATAGCGCCTGCTTCCGGGCGGGGCAAGGTCCCGAAAGCGTTGATCGCGCTGGCCCTGCTCGCCGGCGCGGCGGGTGTCGCCTATACCCTGCTCTCCCCCGGCGGCGAGGCGGTGGCTGAGGCCTGCGCGCCCTCCGTGCCAATCGTCGAGGCGCTGGCGCCGCATGCGCGCGGCGAGGTGGCGGCGGTGAACGTCCATTCCGTGCCGCGCCTGCCGCCGGAGATGGAATTCACGGGGCCCGATGGTGAGACGCTGACGCTTGCGGATTTCACCGGGCGCACCGTACTGGTGAATTTCTGGGCCACCTGGTGCGCGCCCTGTCGCGAGGAGATGCCGGCGCTCAATACCGTGCAGACGGAATTCGGCGGCGATGATTTCGAGGTGGTGGCGATCAATGTCGACACCCGCAATCTCGACAAGCCCCGCGCCTGGCTCGAGGAACACGGCATCGACGATCTGCGCTACCATGCCGAAAACGACGGGATATTGCTGCAGACGATGCAGCGCTCGGGCCATGTTGTCGGCCTGCCCACGACCGTGATCTTCGGGCCCAACAATTGCGAACTCGCCATTCTGCGCGGTTATGCCGACTGGGCCAGCGAGGACGGGTTCCGTTTTCTGCGCGAAGCGCTCGATGGTGCGCGCGGTTCATCTTGA
- a CDS encoding MFS transporter, producing MAQSPGASIQDPAEQDAAPPQAPDPERGRRRLGLAAWCLYDWANSAFNTVIGTFIFSVYFARGIYGDETAGAALWGYALGAAGLTVAILSPILGSIADRGGRRKPWLFSFMMITVIATALLYFARPDASFVVYALALMIIASIAFELGTVFYNSMLPTIAPPHMTGRISGWGWGMGYMGGLGALALCLVLLVQAEEPFFGLVGTDDAQNVRATVLVVAAWFFLFSLPLFFLTPDTKASPAPWREHVSRGLAVLWNTLKQIRHQGHLVRFLIASALYRDGLSTLFAVGGLYAAGTFGMSFDQILIFAIGLNVTAGLGAASFAFVDDRIGPKATILIALAGLIGLGVTILMVDDITTFIVLALGLGIFVGPAQAAGRSMMARLTPQAMESEMFGLYALAGKSISFLGPVLYATATTLFDSQRAGMATIVLVWTAGALLLATVPAPKGPRPEAPKAVVTGVANGG from the coding sequence TTGGCGCAATCCCCCGGCGCATCCATTCAGGACCCAGCAGAGCAGGACGCGGCTCCGCCTCAGGCACCGGATCCCGAGCGCGGGCGTCGCCGCCTGGGCCTCGCGGCCTGGTGTCTGTATGACTGGGCGAATTCCGCCTTCAACACGGTGATCGGCACCTTCATCTTCTCGGTCTATTTCGCCCGCGGCATCTATGGCGACGAGACTGCCGGCGCGGCCCTGTGGGGCTATGCGCTCGGCGCTGCGGGTCTGACCGTGGCGATCCTGAGCCCGATTCTCGGATCGATCGCCGATCGCGGCGGGCGGCGCAAGCCGTGGCTTTTCAGCTTCATGATGATCACCGTGATCGCGACGGCGCTGTTGTATTTCGCCCGGCCCGACGCGTCTTTCGTGGTCTATGCGCTCGCATTGATGATCATCGCCTCGATTGCCTTCGAGCTCGGCACGGTATTCTACAATTCCATGCTGCCGACGATCGCGCCGCCGCACATGACCGGGCGGATCAGCGGCTGGGGCTGGGGCATGGGCTATATGGGCGGGCTCGGTGCGCTGGCGCTGTGCCTCGTCCTGCTGGTTCAGGCCGAGGAGCCCTTCTTCGGACTGGTGGGTACGGATGACGCGCAGAACGTGCGTGCCACGGTGCTGGTCGTGGCGGCCTGGTTCTTCCTCTTCTCTTTGCCGCTGTTCTTTCTCACCCCTGACACGAAGGCCAGTCCGGCGCCCTGGCGCGAACATGTCTCCCGGGGCCTTGCGGTCTTGTGGAACACGTTGAAGCAGATCCGCCATCAGGGGCATCTCGTGCGCTTTCTGATCGCCTCGGCGCTTTATCGCGACGGGCTCTCGACGCTGTTTGCCGTGGGCGGGCTCTATGCGGCGGGCACCTTCGGCATGAGCTTCGACCAGATCCTGATCTTCGCCATCGGCCTCAATGTCACGGCGGGGCTCGGTGCGGCGAGCTTCGCCTTCGTCGATGACCGGATCGGCCCCAAGGCGACGATCCTGATCGCGCTTGCCGGCCTGATCGGGCTGGGCGTGACGATCCTGATGGTCGATGACATCACCACTTTCATCGTGCTCGCACTCGGGCTCGGCATCTTCGTCGGCCCCGCCCAGGCGGCAGGCCGCTCGATGATGGCGCGGCTGACGCCGCAAGCGATGGAATCGGAAATGTTCGGCCTCTATGCCCTGGCCGGCAAGTCGATCTCCTTCCTCGGCCCGGTGCTCTACGCCACGGCCACGACGCTCTTCGACAGCCAGCGCGCCGGCATGGCCACCATCGTCCTGGTCTGGACCGCCGGCGCCCTCCTGCTCGCCACCGTCCCCGCCCCGAAGGGCCCGCGACCCGAGGCGCCGAAGGCGGTGGTGACGGGTGTGGCGAACGGGGGGTGA
- the fdhF gene encoding formate dehydrogenase subunit alpha, whose product MARATESGADQGAGAQTGISFELDGREVVARPGETIWDVARREGVTIPHLCHRPEAGYAPDGNCRACMVEIAGERVLAASCIREPQPGMVVTSASERAVTARKLVMELLVADQPPQECAHDQIAPLWHFAEAQGVAQSRFPSRFNHETPHQDLSHPAMAVNLDACIACNLCARACRDVQVNDVIGMGFRGDHHRPVFDLDDAMADSTCVACGECVAACPTGALMPKSIVDADTQIGSRAVEREVDSVCPYCGVGCQISYKIRDGEIAYVEGREGPANENRLCVKGRFGFDYISNPQRLTKPLIRRENAPKGLNIDPANPLTHFRETSWDEALGLAAGGLNRIRKDHGGHAIAGFGSAKGSNEEAYLFQKLIRQAFGTNNVDHCTRLCHASSVAALMEGIGSGAVTAPFTDALQADVIIVIGANPTENHPVAATYFKQAAKAGARLIVMDPRGHALRNHASDLVQFRPGSDVALLNAMMHVIVAEELYDRQYVQAHTEGFDKLSAHLARYTPEAMAPVCGIEAGRIRELARAYAQAERAMIFWGMGVSQHTHGTDNARCLISLALMTGHVGRPGTGLHPLRGQNNVQGASDAGLIPMVLPDYAKVSDPATRERFEALWGFAIDPQPGLTVVEIIEAIHREEIRAMYIMGENPAMSDPDVAHAREALAALDHLVVQDIFLTETAMFADIILPASAWPEKTGTVTNTNRQVQMGRPALPPPGDAREDLAIIIDLARHLGLDWDYTHPREVFAEMAQVMPSMANISWERLEREGAVTYPCPAPDEPGSAIVFGDGFPREGGRGLFVPADVTDPAELPDEAFPLVLTTGRQLEHWHTGAMTRRASVLDAIEPGPSASLHPDTLARLGIAPGETIRVETRRGAISLPARADTALQSRMVFIPFAYVEAAANILTNPVLDPYGKIPEFKFCAARVAREIVAAK is encoded by the coding sequence ATGGCGCGGGCAACGGAATCGGGCGCCGATCAGGGCGCGGGCGCGCAGACCGGCATCAGCTTCGAACTCGACGGGCGTGAGGTTGTCGCCCGCCCCGGCGAAACCATCTGGGACGTGGCCCGGCGCGAGGGCGTCACCATCCCGCATCTGTGCCATCGCCCGGAAGCGGGCTATGCGCCGGACGGCAATTGCCGCGCCTGCATGGTCGAGATCGCGGGCGAGCGCGTCCTCGCCGCTTCCTGCATCCGTGAACCGCAGCCCGGCATGGTGGTCACCAGCGCCTCCGAGCGCGCCGTCACCGCGCGCAAGCTGGTGATGGAATTGCTCGTCGCCGACCAGCCGCCCCAGGAGTGCGCGCATGACCAGATCGCGCCGCTCTGGCACTTCGCCGAAGCGCAGGGCGTCGCGCAATCGCGCTTTCCCTCGCGATTCAACCATGAGACCCCGCATCAGGATCTCTCGCATCCGGCCATGGCGGTCAATCTTGATGCCTGCATCGCGTGCAATCTGTGCGCCCGCGCCTGCCGCGACGTGCAGGTCAACGACGTGATCGGCATGGGCTTTCGCGGCGATCACCACCGCCCGGTCTTCGATCTCGACGATGCCATGGCGGATTCCACCTGCGTCGCCTGCGGGGAATGCGTCGCCGCCTGCCCCACCGGGGCGCTGATGCCGAAATCCATCGTCGATGCGGATACGCAGATCGGCTCACGCGCGGTGGAGCGGGAAGTCGATTCCGTCTGCCCCTATTGTGGTGTGGGCTGCCAGATCAGCTACAAGATCCGTGATGGTGAAATCGCCTATGTCGAGGGCCGCGAGGGGCCGGCCAACGAGAACCGGCTCTGCGTCAAGGGCCGCTTCGGCTTCGATTATATCAGCAACCCCCAGCGCCTGACAAAGCCGCTGATCCGCCGCGAGAATGCGCCCAAGGGGCTGAATATCGATCCCGCAAACCCGCTGACCCATTTTCGCGAGACGAGCTGGGACGAGGCGCTGGGCCTTGCCGCCGGAGGCTTGAATCGCATCCGCAAGGATCATGGCGGGCACGCCATTGCCGGTTTCGGTTCGGCCAAGGGGTCGAACGAGGAGGCCTATCTCTTCCAGAAGCTGATCCGGCAGGCTTTCGGCACGAATAACGTCGATCACTGCACGCGGCTTTGCCACGCCTCCTCCGTCGCTGCCCTGATGGAGGGGATCGGCTCCGGTGCTGTGACGGCGCCGTTCACCGATGCGCTTCAAGCCGACGTGATCATCGTGATCGGCGCCAATCCGACGGAAAACCACCCCGTCGCCGCGACCTATTTCAAGCAGGCCGCCAAGGCCGGCGCGCGGCTGATCGTGATGGATCCGCGCGGGCATGCGCTGCGCAATCACGCCAGCGATCTTGTCCAGTTCCGCCCCGGCTCCGACGTGGCTTTGCTCAATGCGATGATGCATGTCATCGTCGCGGAAGAGCTCTATGACCGGCAATATGTCCAGGCCCACACGGAAGGCTTCGACAAGCTCTCGGCGCATCTTGCGCGCTATACGCCGGAAGCCATGGCGCCCGTCTGCGGCATCGAGGCCGGGCGCATCCGCGAGCTCGCCCGCGCCTATGCGCAGGCGGAGCGGGCGATGATCTTCTGGGGGATGGGCGTCTCGCAGCACACGCATGGCACCGACAATGCCCGCTGCCTGATCTCGCTCGCCCTGATGACCGGCCATGTCGGGCGCCCCGGCACCGGTTTGCATCCGCTTCGCGGTCAGAACAACGTGCAGGGCGCCTCCGATGCCGGGCTGATCCCGATGGTCCTGCCCGATTACGCGAAGGTGAGCGATCCCGCCACGCGCGAGCGGTTCGAGGCCCTGTGGGGCTTTGCCATCGATCCGCAGCCGGGGCTCACCGTGGTCGAGATCATCGAGGCGATCCATCGCGAAGAGATCCGCGCCATGTATATCATGGGCGAAAATCCGGCGATGTCGGATCCCGACGTCGCCCATGCCCGCGAGGCGCTCGCCGCGCTCGATCACCTCGTGGTGCAGGACATCTTCCTCACCGAGACCGCGATGTTCGCCGATATCATCCTGCCCGCCTCTGCCTGGCCGGAGAAGACCGGGACGGTGACGAATACCAACCGCCAGGTCCAGATGGGCCGCCCGGCCCTGCCGCCGCCCGGAGACGCGCGCGAGGATCTCGCCATCATCATCGATCTCGCCCGCCATCTCGGGCTCGACTGGGATTATACCCATCCGCGCGAGGTCTTCGCCGAGATGGCGCAGGTGATGCCGTCCATGGCGAATATCAGCTGGGAGCGGCTGGAGCGCGAAGGCGCGGTGACCTATCCCTGCCCGGCCCCCGATGAGCCCGGCAGCGCCATCGTCTTCGGCGACGGCTTTCCGCGCGAGGGCGGGCGCGGCCTGTTCGTGCCGGCGGATGTCACCGATCCGGCGGAATTGCCGGATGAGGCCTTCCCGCTGGTGCTCACCACCGGGCGCCAGCTCGAACACTGGCATACCGGCGCCATGACCCGGCGCGCCTCGGTGCTCGATGCGATCGAACCCGGCCCGAGCGCGAGCCTGCATCCCGATACGCTGGCGCGACTGGGCATCGCGCCCGGCGAGACGATCCGCGTCGAGACGAGGCGCGGCGCCATCAGTCTCCCCGCTCGCGCCGATACCGCGCTTCAGTCCCGGATGGTGTTCATCCCCTTCGCCTATGTGGAGGCGGCGGCCAACATCCTGACGAACCCGGTCCTCGACCCTTACGGCAAGATTCCGGAATTCAAGTTCTGCGCGGCGCGGGTGGCGCGGGAGATTGTTGCGGCAAAGTGA